Proteins encoded together in one Mauremys reevesii isolate NIE-2019 linkage group 11, ASM1616193v1, whole genome shotgun sequence window:
- the LRRFIP1 gene encoding leucine-rich repeat flightless-interacting protein 1 isoform X28 — protein sequence MGTQGTGRKRLPNRERLTAEDDALNQIAREAEARLAAKRAARAEAREIRMKELERQQKEIYQVQKKYYGLDTKWGDIEQWMASDEDERMSVGSRGSLRVEERPEKDFEKGVRTVSSLSAATLASLGGTSSRRGSGDTSISVDTEASIREIKDINELKNQIQDVEGKYMQGLKEMKDSLAEVEEKYKKAMVSNAQLDNEKTNFMYQVDTLKDALLELEEQLAESRRQYEEKSKEFEREKHAHSILQFQFTEIKETLKQREEMLEEIRLLQQKQESYIREISDLQETIEWKDKKIGALERQKEFFDSIRSERDDLRDEVVVLKEQLKKHGIIPNLEVATNGEALDGFDNEAHSDSTKITPGATQILQTAGDGTLGRANEVDMKDEILEDVGKREILQNTEHEEHKEESEEQEIVKECTEIKTLHADENTEAEKTMEDNDVTSTVMLSSGREEQIQSHTEHVSGNVSSTENSDVIELRKETESGDNSIEAQQSGSKESEHSSDLNHLTNENGETGTLQSQGTETPQGIPTDLDTEHESERVAQEQKVKQEDFTICQREGSIEIFQEALDFVVSSHASASDQSGSPEGARAGTGIEESHVEVHTESLCQAEESTENEVMSSLEKQLDEDEGCIDRTISKVGSGKNESDTAEEENKTGNTVPSQGRKEVDSVEEEGEAACESEITPDTIVKEQKPDETHTLSTFSKSNLILAEEEGNMQDEAENEKDIIGRGQTKDIGKMEELTGILDIQPDSENKKVEEEEPVASLDEFAEIKEGVSHQTGQDQDVMKESQSQETILVPSPSDREIEESNTEMWDESRKGKESRSELMEDERTQVETQTIKYSEEIKNNPIQEKDKTVENEMQKVVKQEEDESRQELTQDVSVIIEEKVDDKEASVESSEKLDLPDQQHDRFVSDDSSLQKITKLSQQLSESLEGNTKEMEVQNTVLDDACQLSRKERATEQMGNGNEEDENKGIEEQHEFQEVKKLEVDPDSEEDADNLKTQKAELDEKPNEQVEVEGQEEEIVEDDGKKIYFDDELEQILKTPGKHDAEKVNTQTLEEVREKEIVTETAKTEKSEKEEAHQSRTQSVENEGMVTEGNASIQQEKEKEAEEAAHLQTDASQSAAPEKACDLVEDETENEKVLDSNDMEKIADGYSSEQELGNVGNTRDESKEDMQASRRGKGRSKEDCMIS from the exons GTTGAAGAAAGGCCAGAAAAAGACTTTGAGAAG GGAGTTCGTACTGTGTCAAGCTTATCAGCAGCTACACTAGCCTCTCTGGGTGGAACTTCCTCCCGGAGAGGCAGTGGGGACACCTCCATCTCCGTTGATACTGAGGCATCCATTAGAGAAATTAAG GATATCAATGAGTTAAAGAACCAGATTCAGGATGTAGAAGGCAAATACATGCAGGGATTGAAAGAAATGAAG GACTCCCTAGCAGAAGTTGAAGAGAAATATAAAAAGGCTATGGTGTCTAATGCTCAACTAGACAATGAGAAAACCAACTTCATGTACCAAGTCGATACCTTGAAGGATGCATTGTTAGAGTTAGAAGAACAGCTGGCAGAATCCAGGAGGCAATATGAAGAGAAAAGCAAA GAATTTGAGCGGGAAAAGCATGCTCATAGCATATTGCAGTTTCAGTTCACGGAAATCAAGGAGACCCTGAAGCAAAGAGAAGAAATGCTCGAG GAAATCCGACTGCTGCAACAGAAACAGGAGAGCTATATTAGGGAAATTTCTGATCTTCAGGAGACGATAGAGTGGAAAGACAAAAAAATAGGG GCGTTAGAGAGGCAGAAAGAGTTCTTTGATTCCATAAGGAGTGAGCGGGATGACCTCAGAGATGAGGTGGTTGTGCTGAAGGAACAACTGAAG AAACACGGAATAATTCCAAACTTGGAAGTAGCCACCAATGGGGAGGCTTTAGATGGTTTCGATAATGAAGCACATTCAGATTCTACCAAGATTACTCCAGGAGCAACTCAGATCCTACAGACAGCTGGGGATGGGACGCTAG GCAGAGCGAATGAAGTGGACATGAAAGATGAGATTTTGGAGGATGTGGGGAAAAGAGAAATCTTGCAGAATACTGAGCATGAGGAACACAAAGAGGAGTCTGAGGAGCAGGAAATTGTAAAGGAGTGTACGGAAATAAAGACATTGCATGCTGATGAAAATACAGAGGCAGAGAAAACCATGGAAGACAATGATGTCACATCAACAGTGATGTTAAGTAGTGGACGTGAGGAACAAATTCAAAGCCACACAGAACATGTTTCAGGAAATGTTTCTTCCACTGAAAATAGTGATGTAATTGAGTTGAGAAAGGAAACAGAATCAGGAGATAATAGCATAGAAGCCCAACAGTCTGGTAGTAAGGAATCTGAACATAgtagtgatttaaatcatttgACTAATGAGAATGGGGAAACAGGTACACTGCAAAGTCAGGGCACTGAGACTCCTCAGGGAATACCTACTGACTTAGACACAGAGCATGAATCTGAAAGAGTTGCACAAGAGCAGAAAGTAAAACAAGAGGATTTTACAATTTGCCAGAGAGAAGGCAGTATtgaaatatttcaggaagctctTGATTTTGTGGTTAGCAGCCATGCATCAGCTTCTGATCAGTCAGGATCACCAGAAGGTGCAAGAGCAGGTACAGGTATTGAAGAATCACATGTGGAGGTTCACACTGAAAGTCTCTGTCAAGCAGAAGAAAGCACTGAAAATGAGGTTATGAGTAGTTTGGAGAAACAGCTTGATGAAGATGAAGGGTGCATAGACAGAACAATTAGTAAAGTAGGGAGTGGTAAAAATGAGAGTGATACAGCCGAAGAAGAAAATAAGACTGGAAATACAGTTCCGAGTCAGGGAAGGAAAGAAGTAGATTCTgtggaagaggagggagaagcagcatGTGAAAGTGAGATCACACCTGATACAATTGTAAAGGAACAAAAACCAGATGAAACACATACTCTGTCCACTTTTTCAAAGAGCAATCTGATATTAGCGGAAGAGGAAGGAAATATGCAAGATGAGGCAGAGAATGAGAAGGATATTATTGGGAGGGGACAAACAAAAGACATAGGAAAGATGGAAGAATTGACAGGCATTTTGGACATACAACCAGATTCTGAAAACAAAAAGGTGGAAGAGGAGGAACCTGTGGCATCCCTAGATGAATTTGCAGAGATAAAAGAGGGTGTATCGCATCAGACAGGGCAGGACCAAGATGTCATGAAAGAAAGTCAATCCCAAGAAACTATTTTAGTTCCTAGTCCCAGCGATCGTGAAATTGAGGAGTCAAACACAGAAATGTGGGATGAAtctaggaaaggaaaagaaagtagAAGTGAGTTGATGGAAGATGAGAGAACACAGGTAGAAACCCAAACAATTAAGTAcagtgaagaaataaagaataaTCCAATACAAGAAAAAGATAAGACTGTAGAAAATGAAATGCAGAAAGTAGTTAAACAAGAGGAAGATGAATCTAGACAGGAATTGACTCAAGATGTCAGTGTAATTATTGAAGAGAAAGTTGATGATAAAGAGGCATCAGTGGAAAGTAGCGAGAAGCTGGATCTTCCAGACCAGCAGCATGATAGATTCGTTTCTGATGATAGTTCATTGCAGAAAATCACAAAACTATCACAGCAACTTAGTGAATCCCTTGAAGGCAACACAAAGGAAATGGAAGTTCAGAACACTGTGTTAGATGATGCATGTCAACTTAGCAGAAAAGAAAGGGCTACAGAACAGATGGGAAATGGGAATGAGGAAGATGAAAATAAAGGAATAGAAGAGCAACATGAATTTCAAGAAGTTAAGAAACTGGAAGTTGATCCAGATAGTGAGGAAGATGCTGATAACCTCAAGACACAGAAAGCAGAGCTGGATGAGAAGCCTAATGAACAAGTTGAGGTGGAGGGTCAAGAGGAGGAAATAGTGGAAGATGATGGTAAAAAAATTTATTTTGATGACGAATTAGAGCAGATATTAAAAACTCCTGGAAAGCATGATGCTGAGAAAGTTAATACACAAACTTTGGAGGAAGTTAGGGAAAAGGAAATAGTCACAGAAACTGCCAAAACAGAAAAAAGTGAAAAGGAGGAAGCTCATCAAAGCAGAACACAGAGTGTAGAGAATGAGGGCATGGTTACTGAAGGCAATGCTAGTATCcagcaggaaaaagaaaaggaagctgAAGAAGCTGCTCATTTGCAAACTGATGCATCTCAGTCTGCAGCTCCAGAAAAAGCATGTGATCTGGTGGAGGATgaaactgaaaatgaaaaagtGTTAGACAGCAATGATATGGAAAAAATAGCTGATGGATATTCATCAGAACAGGAGTTAGGAAACGTAGGCAACACTAGGGATGAAAGCAAAGAGGATATGCAAGCTAGTAGAAGGGGCAAGGGTAGATCTAAAGAAGATTGTATGATATCATGA
- the LRRFIP1 gene encoding leucine-rich repeat flightless-interacting protein 1 isoform X39, whose amino-acid sequence MGTQGTGRKRLPNRERLTAEDDALNQIAREAEARLAAKRAARAEAREIRMKELERQQKEVEERPEKDFEKGVRTVSSLSAATLASLGGTSSRRGSGDTSISVDTEASIREIKDSLAEVEEKYKKAMVSNAQLDNEKTNFMYQVDTLKDALLELEEQLAESRRQYEEKSKEFEREKHAHSILQFQFTEIKETLKQREEMLEKHGIIPNLEVATNGEALDGFDNEAHSDSTKITPGATQILQTAGDGTLGRANEVDMKDEILEDVGKREILQNTEHEEHKEESEEQEIVKECTEIKTLHADENTEAEKTMEDNDVTSTVMLSSGREEQIQSHTEHVSGNVSSTENSDVIELRKETESGDNSIEAQQSGSKESEHSSDLNHLTNENGETGTLQSQGTETPQGIPTDLDTEHESERVAQEQKVKQEDFTICQREGSIEIFQEALDFVVSSHASASDQSGSPEGARAGTGIEESHVEVHTESLCQAEESTENEVMSSLEKQLDEDEGCIDRTISKVGSGKNESDTAEEENKTGNTVPSQGRKEVDSVEEEGEAACESEITPDTIVKEQKPDETHTLSTFSKSNLILAEEEGNMQDEAENEKDIIGRGQTKDIGKMEELTGILDIQPDSENKKVEEEEPVASLDEFAEIKEGVSHQTGQDQDVMKESQSQETILVPSPSDREIEESNTEMWDESRKGKESRSELMEDERTQVETQTIKYSEEIKNNPIQEKDKTVENEMQKVVKQEEDESRQELTQDVSVIIEEKVDDKEASVESSEKLDLPDQQHDRFVSDDSSLQKITKLSQQLSESLEGNTKEMEVQNTVLDDACQLSRKERATEQMGNGNEEDENKGIEEQHEFQEVKKLEVDPDSEEDADNLKTQKAELDEKPNEQVEVEGQEEEIVEDDGKKIYFDDELEQILKTPGKHDAEKVNTQTLEEVREKEIVTETAKTEKSEKEEAHQSRTQSVENEGMVTEGNASIQQEKEKEAEEAAHLQTDASQSAAPEKACDLVEDETENEKVLDSNDMEKIADGYSSEQELGNVGNTRDESKEDMQASRRGKGRSKEDCMIS is encoded by the exons GTTGAAGAAAGGCCAGAAAAAGACTTTGAGAAG GGAGTTCGTACTGTGTCAAGCTTATCAGCAGCTACACTAGCCTCTCTGGGTGGAACTTCCTCCCGGAGAGGCAGTGGGGACACCTCCATCTCCGTTGATACTGAGGCATCCATTAGAGAAATTAAG GACTCCCTAGCAGAAGTTGAAGAGAAATATAAAAAGGCTATGGTGTCTAATGCTCAACTAGACAATGAGAAAACCAACTTCATGTACCAAGTCGATACCTTGAAGGATGCATTGTTAGAGTTAGAAGAACAGCTGGCAGAATCCAGGAGGCAATATGAAGAGAAAAGCAAA GAATTTGAGCGGGAAAAGCATGCTCATAGCATATTGCAGTTTCAGTTCACGGAAATCAAGGAGACCCTGAAGCAAAGAGAAGAAATGCTCGAG AAACACGGAATAATTCCAAACTTGGAAGTAGCCACCAATGGGGAGGCTTTAGATGGTTTCGATAATGAAGCACATTCAGATTCTACCAAGATTACTCCAGGAGCAACTCAGATCCTACAGACAGCTGGGGATGGGACGCTAG GCAGAGCGAATGAAGTGGACATGAAAGATGAGATTTTGGAGGATGTGGGGAAAAGAGAAATCTTGCAGAATACTGAGCATGAGGAACACAAAGAGGAGTCTGAGGAGCAGGAAATTGTAAAGGAGTGTACGGAAATAAAGACATTGCATGCTGATGAAAATACAGAGGCAGAGAAAACCATGGAAGACAATGATGTCACATCAACAGTGATGTTAAGTAGTGGACGTGAGGAACAAATTCAAAGCCACACAGAACATGTTTCAGGAAATGTTTCTTCCACTGAAAATAGTGATGTAATTGAGTTGAGAAAGGAAACAGAATCAGGAGATAATAGCATAGAAGCCCAACAGTCTGGTAGTAAGGAATCTGAACATAgtagtgatttaaatcatttgACTAATGAGAATGGGGAAACAGGTACACTGCAAAGTCAGGGCACTGAGACTCCTCAGGGAATACCTACTGACTTAGACACAGAGCATGAATCTGAAAGAGTTGCACAAGAGCAGAAAGTAAAACAAGAGGATTTTACAATTTGCCAGAGAGAAGGCAGTATtgaaatatttcaggaagctctTGATTTTGTGGTTAGCAGCCATGCATCAGCTTCTGATCAGTCAGGATCACCAGAAGGTGCAAGAGCAGGTACAGGTATTGAAGAATCACATGTGGAGGTTCACACTGAAAGTCTCTGTCAAGCAGAAGAAAGCACTGAAAATGAGGTTATGAGTAGTTTGGAGAAACAGCTTGATGAAGATGAAGGGTGCATAGACAGAACAATTAGTAAAGTAGGGAGTGGTAAAAATGAGAGTGATACAGCCGAAGAAGAAAATAAGACTGGAAATACAGTTCCGAGTCAGGGAAGGAAAGAAGTAGATTCTgtggaagaggagggagaagcagcatGTGAAAGTGAGATCACACCTGATACAATTGTAAAGGAACAAAAACCAGATGAAACACATACTCTGTCCACTTTTTCAAAGAGCAATCTGATATTAGCGGAAGAGGAAGGAAATATGCAAGATGAGGCAGAGAATGAGAAGGATATTATTGGGAGGGGACAAACAAAAGACATAGGAAAGATGGAAGAATTGACAGGCATTTTGGACATACAACCAGATTCTGAAAACAAAAAGGTGGAAGAGGAGGAACCTGTGGCATCCCTAGATGAATTTGCAGAGATAAAAGAGGGTGTATCGCATCAGACAGGGCAGGACCAAGATGTCATGAAAGAAAGTCAATCCCAAGAAACTATTTTAGTTCCTAGTCCCAGCGATCGTGAAATTGAGGAGTCAAACACAGAAATGTGGGATGAAtctaggaaaggaaaagaaagtagAAGTGAGTTGATGGAAGATGAGAGAACACAGGTAGAAACCCAAACAATTAAGTAcagtgaagaaataaagaataaTCCAATACAAGAAAAAGATAAGACTGTAGAAAATGAAATGCAGAAAGTAGTTAAACAAGAGGAAGATGAATCTAGACAGGAATTGACTCAAGATGTCAGTGTAATTATTGAAGAGAAAGTTGATGATAAAGAGGCATCAGTGGAAAGTAGCGAGAAGCTGGATCTTCCAGACCAGCAGCATGATAGATTCGTTTCTGATGATAGTTCATTGCAGAAAATCACAAAACTATCACAGCAACTTAGTGAATCCCTTGAAGGCAACACAAAGGAAATGGAAGTTCAGAACACTGTGTTAGATGATGCATGTCAACTTAGCAGAAAAGAAAGGGCTACAGAACAGATGGGAAATGGGAATGAGGAAGATGAAAATAAAGGAATAGAAGAGCAACATGAATTTCAAGAAGTTAAGAAACTGGAAGTTGATCCAGATAGTGAGGAAGATGCTGATAACCTCAAGACACAGAAAGCAGAGCTGGATGAGAAGCCTAATGAACAAGTTGAGGTGGAGGGTCAAGAGGAGGAAATAGTGGAAGATGATGGTAAAAAAATTTATTTTGATGACGAATTAGAGCAGATATTAAAAACTCCTGGAAAGCATGATGCTGAGAAAGTTAATACACAAACTTTGGAGGAAGTTAGGGAAAAGGAAATAGTCACAGAAACTGCCAAAACAGAAAAAAGTGAAAAGGAGGAAGCTCATCAAAGCAGAACACAGAGTGTAGAGAATGAGGGCATGGTTACTGAAGGCAATGCTAGTATCcagcaggaaaaagaaaaggaagctgAAGAAGCTGCTCATTTGCAAACTGATGCATCTCAGTCTGCAGCTCCAGAAAAAGCATGTGATCTGGTGGAGGATgaaactgaaaatgaaaaagtGTTAGACAGCAATGATATGGAAAAAATAGCTGATGGATATTCATCAGAACAGGAGTTAGGAAACGTAGGCAACACTAGGGATGAAAGCAAAGAGGATATGCAAGCTAGTAGAAGGGGCAAGGGTAGATCTAAAGAAGATTGTATGATATCATGA
- the LRRFIP1 gene encoding leucine-rich repeat flightless-interacting protein 1 isoform X35: protein MGTQGTGRKRLPNRERLTAEDDALNQIAREAEARLAAKRAARAEAREIRMKELERQQKEIYQVQKKYYGLDTKWGDIEQWMEDSERYSRRSRRNASASDEDERMSVGSRGSLRVEERPEKDFEKGVRTVSSLSAATLASLGGTSSRRGSGDTSISVDTEASIREIKDINELKNQIQDVEGKYMQGLKEMKDSLAEVEEKYKKAMVSNAQLDNEKTNFMYQVDTLKDALLELEEQLAESRRQYEEKSKEFEREKHAHSILQFQFTEIKETLKQREEMLEKHGIIPNLEVATNGEALDGFDNEAHSDSTKITPGATQILQTAGDGTLGRANEVDMKDEILEDVGKREILQNTEHEEHKEESEEQEIVKECTEIKTLHADENTEAEKTMEDNDVTSTVMLSSGREEQIQSHTEHVSGNVSSTENSDVIELRKETESGDNSIEAQQSGSKESEHSSDLNHLTNENGETGTLQSQGTETPQGIPTDLDTEHESERVAQEQKVKQEDFTICQREGSIEIFQEALDFVVSSHASASDQSGSPEGARAGTGIEESHVEVHTESLCQAEESTENEVMSSLEKQLDEDEGCIDRTISKVGSGKNESDTAEEENKTGNTVPSQGRKEVDSVEEEGEAACESEITPDTIVKEQKPDETHTLSTFSKSNLILAEEEGNMQDEAENEKDIIGRGQTKDIGKMEELTGILDIQPDSENKKVEEEEPVASLDEFAEIKEGVSHQTGQDQDVMKESQSQETILVPSPSDREIEESNTEMWDESRKGKESRSELMEDERTQVETQTIKYSEEIKNNPIQEKDKTVENEMQKVVKQEEDESRQELTQDVSVIIEEKVDDKEASVESSEKLDLPDQQHDRFVSDDSSLQKITKLSQQLSESLEGNTKEMEVQNTVLDDACQLSRKERATEQMGNGNEEDENKGIEEQHEFQEVKKLEVDPDSEEDADNLKTQKAELDEKPNEQVEVEGQEEEIVEDDGKKIYFDDELEQILKTPGKHDAEKVNTQTLEEVREKEIVTETAKTEKSEKEEAHQSRTQSVENEGMVTEGNASIQQEKEKEAEEAAHLQTDASQSAAPEKACDLVEDETENEKVLDSNDMEKIADGYSSEQELGNVGNTRDESKEDMQASRRGKGRSKEDCMIS, encoded by the exons GTTGAAGAAAGGCCAGAAAAAGACTTTGAGAAG GGAGTTCGTACTGTGTCAAGCTTATCAGCAGCTACACTAGCCTCTCTGGGTGGAACTTCCTCCCGGAGAGGCAGTGGGGACACCTCCATCTCCGTTGATACTGAGGCATCCATTAGAGAAATTAAG GATATCAATGAGTTAAAGAACCAGATTCAGGATGTAGAAGGCAAATACATGCAGGGATTGAAAGAAATGAAG GACTCCCTAGCAGAAGTTGAAGAGAAATATAAAAAGGCTATGGTGTCTAATGCTCAACTAGACAATGAGAAAACCAACTTCATGTACCAAGTCGATACCTTGAAGGATGCATTGTTAGAGTTAGAAGAACAGCTGGCAGAATCCAGGAGGCAATATGAAGAGAAAAGCAAA GAATTTGAGCGGGAAAAGCATGCTCATAGCATATTGCAGTTTCAGTTCACGGAAATCAAGGAGACCCTGAAGCAAAGAGAAGAAATGCTCGAG AAACACGGAATAATTCCAAACTTGGAAGTAGCCACCAATGGGGAGGCTTTAGATGGTTTCGATAATGAAGCACATTCAGATTCTACCAAGATTACTCCAGGAGCAACTCAGATCCTACAGACAGCTGGGGATGGGACGCTAG GCAGAGCGAATGAAGTGGACATGAAAGATGAGATTTTGGAGGATGTGGGGAAAAGAGAAATCTTGCAGAATACTGAGCATGAGGAACACAAAGAGGAGTCTGAGGAGCAGGAAATTGTAAAGGAGTGTACGGAAATAAAGACATTGCATGCTGATGAAAATACAGAGGCAGAGAAAACCATGGAAGACAATGATGTCACATCAACAGTGATGTTAAGTAGTGGACGTGAGGAACAAATTCAAAGCCACACAGAACATGTTTCAGGAAATGTTTCTTCCACTGAAAATAGTGATGTAATTGAGTTGAGAAAGGAAACAGAATCAGGAGATAATAGCATAGAAGCCCAACAGTCTGGTAGTAAGGAATCTGAACATAgtagtgatttaaatcatttgACTAATGAGAATGGGGAAACAGGTACACTGCAAAGTCAGGGCACTGAGACTCCTCAGGGAATACCTACTGACTTAGACACAGAGCATGAATCTGAAAGAGTTGCACAAGAGCAGAAAGTAAAACAAGAGGATTTTACAATTTGCCAGAGAGAAGGCAGTATtgaaatatttcaggaagctctTGATTTTGTGGTTAGCAGCCATGCATCAGCTTCTGATCAGTCAGGATCACCAGAAGGTGCAAGAGCAGGTACAGGTATTGAAGAATCACATGTGGAGGTTCACACTGAAAGTCTCTGTCAAGCAGAAGAAAGCACTGAAAATGAGGTTATGAGTAGTTTGGAGAAACAGCTTGATGAAGATGAAGGGTGCATAGACAGAACAATTAGTAAAGTAGGGAGTGGTAAAAATGAGAGTGATACAGCCGAAGAAGAAAATAAGACTGGAAATACAGTTCCGAGTCAGGGAAGGAAAGAAGTAGATTCTgtggaagaggagggagaagcagcatGTGAAAGTGAGATCACACCTGATACAATTGTAAAGGAACAAAAACCAGATGAAACACATACTCTGTCCACTTTTTCAAAGAGCAATCTGATATTAGCGGAAGAGGAAGGAAATATGCAAGATGAGGCAGAGAATGAGAAGGATATTATTGGGAGGGGACAAACAAAAGACATAGGAAAGATGGAAGAATTGACAGGCATTTTGGACATACAACCAGATTCTGAAAACAAAAAGGTGGAAGAGGAGGAACCTGTGGCATCCCTAGATGAATTTGCAGAGATAAAAGAGGGTGTATCGCATCAGACAGGGCAGGACCAAGATGTCATGAAAGAAAGTCAATCCCAAGAAACTATTTTAGTTCCTAGTCCCAGCGATCGTGAAATTGAGGAGTCAAACACAGAAATGTGGGATGAAtctaggaaaggaaaagaaagtagAAGTGAGTTGATGGAAGATGAGAGAACACAGGTAGAAACCCAAACAATTAAGTAcagtgaagaaataaagaataaTCCAATACAAGAAAAAGATAAGACTGTAGAAAATGAAATGCAGAAAGTAGTTAAACAAGAGGAAGATGAATCTAGACAGGAATTGACTCAAGATGTCAGTGTAATTATTGAAGAGAAAGTTGATGATAAAGAGGCATCAGTGGAAAGTAGCGAGAAGCTGGATCTTCCAGACCAGCAGCATGATAGATTCGTTTCTGATGATAGTTCATTGCAGAAAATCACAAAACTATCACAGCAACTTAGTGAATCCCTTGAAGGCAACACAAAGGAAATGGAAGTTCAGAACACTGTGTTAGATGATGCATGTCAACTTAGCAGAAAAGAAAGGGCTACAGAACAGATGGGAAATGGGAATGAGGAAGATGAAAATAAAGGAATAGAAGAGCAACATGAATTTCAAGAAGTTAAGAAACTGGAAGTTGATCCAGATAGTGAGGAAGATGCTGATAACCTCAAGACACAGAAAGCAGAGCTGGATGAGAAGCCTAATGAACAAGTTGAGGTGGAGGGTCAAGAGGAGGAAATAGTGGAAGATGATGGTAAAAAAATTTATTTTGATGACGAATTAGAGCAGATATTAAAAACTCCTGGAAAGCATGATGCTGAGAAAGTTAATACACAAACTTTGGAGGAAGTTAGGGAAAAGGAAATAGTCACAGAAACTGCCAAAACAGAAAAAAGTGAAAAGGAGGAAGCTCATCAAAGCAGAACACAGAGTGTAGAGAATGAGGGCATGGTTACTGAAGGCAATGCTAGTATCcagcaggaaaaagaaaaggaagctgAAGAAGCTGCTCATTTGCAAACTGATGCATCTCAGTCTGCAGCTCCAGAAAAAGCATGTGATCTGGTGGAGGATgaaactgaaaatgaaaaagtGTTAGACAGCAATGATATGGAAAAAATAGCTGATGGATATTCATCAGAACAGGAGTTAGGAAACGTAGGCAACACTAGGGATGAAAGCAAAGAGGATATGCAAGCTAGTAGAAGGGGCAAGGGTAGATCTAAAGAAGATTGTATGATATCATGA